GGGGGCGATAGCGATATAGTGCCCCTGACCCTGCAGGTCGAATTCCATCACGACCTCAAAGGTGCGATCATCGTAGTCGGCGGCATCGTGGCTGTCCCAGAATTCAGCCATCTCAGCGATAGAAGTTGCCTGTGAGATACTA
The nucleotide sequence above comes from Caldilineales bacterium. Encoded proteins:
- a CDS encoding BrnA antitoxin family protein: MEKAVNATSISQATSIAEMAEFWDSHDAADYDDRTFEVVMEFDLQGQGHYIAIAPDLVAPLREEAKARGIGVERLANLWLQEKVLAAHA